A genome region from Hevea brasiliensis isolate MT/VB/25A 57/8 chromosome 9, ASM3005281v1, whole genome shotgun sequence includes the following:
- the LOC110665469 gene encoding phospholipase A1-Igamma1, chloroplastic-like, translating into MALCSSNTLLPFKKHEIFRSDHCLSLQLRRSNSVDFAANKTPALPRVFSRTSESLSSIITELQKEHEFDDYTTSTKQPERKLADVWREIHGQDDWVGLLDPMDHFLRSELIRYGEMAQACYDAFDYDPYSKYCGSCRFIRRRFFESLGMTHHGYEVTRYLYATTNINLPNFFKQSRWPKLWSSKANWIGYVAVSNDETSRRLGRRDITIAWRGTVTRLEWIVDLMDFLKPINGNKIPCPDPTVKVESGFLDLYTDKDENCRFCKFSAREQILTEVKRLTEMYATEEVSITITGHSLGSALAILSAYDIVETGLHVMQDCRALPVCVLSFSGPRVGNTRFKERIESLGVKVLRVVNVHDVVPKSPGFLFNEQVHPILMKLAGGLPWCYSHVGVELALDHNNSPFLKETNDPVCAHNLEAHLHLLDGYHGKGHRFVLASGRDPALVNKASDFLKDHYLVPPFWRQDENKGMVRNNDGRWVQPERPKLDDHPSDMHHHLHKLGLINHPVPADKPIMG; encoded by the exons ATGGCACTTTGTTCATCCAACACGCTTCTTCCTTTCAAGAAACATGAAATTTTCCGGTCCGATCACTGTCTCTCTTTGCAGCTGAGACGATCGAACTCTGTAGATTTCGCTGCTAATAAAACACCTGCCCTGCCCCGAGTCTTCTCCAGAACAAGCGAGTCATTGTCTTCCATTATTACAGAGCTCCAAAAAGAGCATGAGTTTGATGATTAcacaactagcactaagcaacCAGAGAGAAAATTGGCAGATGTGTGGAGAGAAATCCATGGCCAAGATGACTGGGTGGGCTTGCTCGATCCGATGGATCATTTTCTACGGTCAGAACTAATCCGATATGGCGAGATGGCACAAGCTTGCTACGACGCTTTCGATTACGACCCATATTCCAAGTATTGCGGAAGCTGTAGATTCATACGCCGTAGATTTTTTGAGTCACTGGGAATGACACATCATGGCTATGAAGTCACTAGATATCTCTACGCTACAACGAATATCAACCTCCCCAACTTTTTCAAGCAGTCGCGGTGGCCAAAACTGTGGAGCAGCAAAGCCAACTGGATCGGATACGTCGCCGTATCCAACGACGAAACCTCAAGGCGTTTAGGGCGCCGCGACATCACCATTGCCTGGAGGGGCACGGTGACGCGGCTAGAGTGGATTGTTGACTTAATGGACTTTCTGAAACCTATTAACGGAAACAAAATCCCATGCCCAGATCCAACCGTGAAGGTCGAATCCGGGTTCCTGGATCTCTACACGGACAAAGACGAGAACTGCCGGTTCTGCAAGTTTTCAGCTAGAGAACAGATATTGACAGAGGTAAAACGGCTGACAGAAATGTACGCTACCGAGGAAGTGAGCATCACCATAACTGGCCACAGCCTAGGCAGCGCCCTAGCCATATTAAGCGCGTATGATATTGTCGAAACAGGTTTGCACGTGATGCAAGACTGCCGAGCACTACCTGTCTGTGTGTTATCGTTTTCGGGTCCTCGGGTCGGGAATACGAGATTTAAGGAGCGAATAGAGTCGCTGGGTGTAAAAGTGTTGAGGGTGGTGAATGTGCATGATGTAGTGCCTAAATCGCCAGGGTTTTTATTCAATGAACAAGTGCATCCCATTTTGATGAAGTTGGCTGGAGGATTGCCTTGGTGTTACTCTCATGTTGGGGTGGAGCTGGCTCTGGATCACAATAACTCTCCCTTCTTGAAAGAAACTAATGACCCGGTTTGTGCCCATAACTTGGAGGCTCACCTGCATTTGCTTGATGG ATACCATGGAAAAGGGCATAGATTTGTGCTGGCAAGTGGAAGGGACCCTGCATTGGTGAACAAGGCTTCAGACTTCCTGAAAGATCATTATTTGGTTCCACCATTCTGGAGGCAAGATGAGAACAAAGGAATGGTCAGGAATAACGATGGCCGCTGGGTGCAACCTGAACGCCCTAAACTTGACGATCACCCTTCTGACATGCATCACCATCTCCACAAATTAGGCCTTATTAATCACCCTGTCCCTGCAGATAAGCCGATTATGGGTTAA